The proteins below come from a single Balaenoptera acutorostrata chromosome 2, mBalAcu1.1, whole genome shotgun sequence genomic window:
- the GPR150 gene encoding probable G-protein coupled receptor 150: protein MEDPFSPSTPAPAPNLSVPISLDWGLNLTSGQGAPVPGPPPTPPSGPPSRRVRLVFLGVILVVMVAGNATVLCRLCGGGGPWAGPKRRKMDFLLVQLALADLYACGGTALSQLAWELLGEPRRAASDLACRFVHLLRASGHSASAHLVALIALERQRAVRRPQGPPLPARALAALGWLLALLLALPPAFVVRGGAPSQPPAAPPAARAWPGERRCRDIFAPLPRWHLMVYALYEAVAGFVAPVAVMGIAGSRLLCAWRQRPPQAPSAAAPRSASPGQAPAPNALPRAKVQSLKMSLVLALLFVGCELPYFAARLAATWSSGPVGDWEAEDLAVALRLLGVANSALNPFVYLFFQAGDCQLRRRWRRCLGAVCCPREGVAEDDEGARGHQALHRHRWPHPHYHHARREQPEEGYLRPPPPRPRSLPCSCESVF, encoded by the coding sequence ATGGAGGACCCCTTCAGCCCCTCAACTCCGGCGCCGGCGCCCAACCTCTCCGTACCCATCTCGCTGGACTGGGGTCTCAACCTGACTTCCGGACAGGGAGCCCCAGTCCCGGGGCCGCCGCCAACGCCGCCGTCCGGGCCTCCCAGCCGCCGCGTCCGCCTGGTCTTCCTGGGGGTCAtcctggtggtgatggtggccgGCAACGCTACGGTACTGTGCCGCCTGTGCGGGGGCGGCGGGCCCTGGGCCGGTCCCAAGCGTCGCAAGATGGACTTCCTGCTGGTGCAGCTGGCCTTGGCCGACCTGTATGCGTGCGGGGGCACCGCGCTGTCGCAGCTGGCCTGGGAGCTGCTGGGCGAGCCGCGCCGGGCCGCGAGCGACCTGGCGTGCCGCTTCGTGCATCTGCTACGGGCATCCGGCCACAGCGCGTCGGCCCACCTCGTGGCGCTCATTGCCCTCGAACGCCAGCGCGCCGTGCGCCGTCCACAGGGCCCGCCGCTGCCCGCGCGCGCCCTCGCCGCCCTGGGCTGGCTGCTGGCGCTGCTGCTGGCGCTGCCCCCGGCCTTCGTGGTGCGCGGGGGCGCCCCCTCGCAGCCGCCCGCCGCGCCTCCGGCCGCCCGCGCCTGGCCCGGGGAGCGTCGCTGCCGCGACATCTTCGCGCCGCTACCGCGCTGGCACCTGATGGTCTACGCGCTCTATGAGGCCGTCGCGGGCTTCGTGGCGCCGGTCGCGGTCATGGGCATCGCTGGCAGCCGCCTGCTCTGCGCCTGGCGGCAGCGCCCGCCCCAGGCCCCATCGGCCGCGGCGCCCAGGTCGGCCAGTCCCGGCCAAGCCCCCGCGCCCAACGCGCTGCCCCGCGCCAAGGTCCAGAGCCTGAAGATGAGCCTGGTGCTGGCGCTGCTGTTCGTGGGGTGCGAGCTGCCCTACTTCGCTGCCCGGCTGGCGGCCACGTGGTCGTCTGGGCCGGTGGGAGACTGGGAGGCCGAGGACCTAGCGGTGGCGCTGCGCCTCCTGGGGGTGGCCAACAGCGCTCTCAATCCCTTCGTCTACCTGTTCTTCCAGGCGGGCGACTGTCAACTCCGGCGGCGCTGGCGGAGGTGCCTGGGTGCAGTGTGCTGCCCGCGGGAGGGAGTCGCGGAGGACGACGAGGGCGCCCGGGGCCACCAGGCGCTCCACCGCCACCGCTGGCCCCACCCACATTATCACCACGCTCGGCGGGAGCAGCCGGAGGAGGGTTACTTGCGCCCACCCCCGCCGCGTCCCCGGTCGCTGCCCTGCTCCTGCGAAAGCGTCTTCTAG